From a single Eisenibacter elegans DSM 3317 genomic region:
- a CDS encoding ParA family protein, with product MTKKICLFNHKGGVSKTTTSYNLAWKLARNGKKVIMVDADPQCNLTGLVLGDDFDNFYITRPNDNLKAGISPAFEATPIPLAPIDCYQIPENENLYLVAGHIALSEYEVPLSIAHQLSNTIPTLKNLPGAMNSFFESVSAKYNADYLIIDMNPSLSSINQNLFCLSDYFLVPTSPDYFSVMAINSLSGVLPKWEKWAKMARVAFSDSSYPFPSTSTKFLGTIVQNFTIRNGEPSEAFQKWIDEVATAVTTSLIPAISPEGMLLDASKYKADQATEGYCLAKIPSFSGLIPRSQIGRIPVYEVPDNLLGVGTVLEQYKIIRDRFLVVFNTLADDVENMTN from the coding sequence ATGACAAAAAAAATCTGTTTATTCAATCATAAAGGTGGGGTTAGCAAGACAACAACATCATACAATCTTGCTTGGAAACTTGCAAGAAACGGGAAAAAAGTAATAATGGTTGATGCTGATCCTCAATGCAACTTGACGGGATTGGTATTAGGTGATGATTTTGACAATTTTTATATCACCAGACCAAATGACAATTTAAAAGCGGGAATTTCCCCTGCATTTGAAGCGACACCAATTCCATTAGCACCAATAGATTGTTATCAAATACCTGAAAACGAAAATTTGTATTTAGTTGCAGGGCACATTGCTTTATCTGAATACGAAGTGCCCCTAAGTATTGCGCATCAACTTTCAAATACTATACCGACATTGAAGAATTTGCCTGGCGCAATGAATAGCTTTTTTGAATCGGTATCTGCCAAATACAATGCAGATTATTTAATTATTGATATGAACCCAAGCTTGAGTTCAATAAATCAAAACCTATTTTGCCTTTCTGATTATTTTTTGGTTCCAACTTCACCCGATTATTTTTCAGTAATGGCAATTAACTCGTTAAGTGGAGTTTTGCCGAAATGGGAAAAATGGGCGAAAATGGCGAGGGTTGCGTTTAGCGATAGTTCATATCCGTTCCCCTCAACTTCAACAAAGTTCTTAGGAACAATTGTGCAAAATTTTACCATTAGAAATGGAGAACCATCTGAAGCATTTCAAAAATGGATTGACGAAGTTGCAACCGCAGTTACCACATCACTTATTCCCGCTATTTCTCCAGAGGGAATGTTGTTAGATGCAAGTAAATACAAAGCAGACCAAGCAACTGAAGGTTACTGTTTAGCAAAAATCCCAAGCTTTTCAGGACTTATTCCGCGTTCACAAATAGGAAGAATTCCTGTTTATGAAGTCCCTGACAATTTGCTTGGTGTTGGAACTGTATTAGAACAATACAAAATTATTCGTGATAGATTTTTAGTGGTGTTCAACACTCTTGCAGATGACGTTGAAAATATGACGAATTAA
- the rplQ gene encoding 50S ribosomal protein L17 encodes MRHGKSFNHLGRTASHRQAMLSNMASSLIIHKRIKTTVAKAKALRGYVEPLLTKAKEDTTHNRRTVFAYLQNKESVKELFDTVANKIANRPGGYTRIIRLGTRLGDNAEMCLIELVDFNELLLQEDTAAQTKTRRSRRGGKKKADSTESAAPEAPESTQE; translated from the coding sequence ATGAGACACGGAAAGTCATTCAATCACCTCGGACGTACCGCTTCGCACCGCCAAGCGATGCTCTCCAATATGGCTTCTTCGCTTATCATCCATAAGCGTATCAAGACTACAGTTGCCAAAGCAAAGGCTTTACGCGGCTATGTAGAGCCACTTTTGACTAAGGCAAAAGAAGATACGACGCACAACCGTCGTACGGTATTTGCCTACCTGCAAAACAAAGAATCTGTAAAAGAACTTTTTGATACTGTTGCCAATAAAATCGCCAATCGTCCTGGGGGATACACCCGCATCATCCGATTGGGAACGCGTTTGGGCGATAACGCCGAAATGTGCTTGATCGAATTGGTTGACTTCAACGAATTGCTCTTGCAAGAGGATACTGCTGCTCAGACCAAAACGCGTCGTAGCCGCCGTGGTGGCAAGAAAAAAGCTGATTCTACTGAATCTGCTGCCCCTGAAGCCCCTGAGTCGACTCAGGAATAA
- a CDS encoding DNA-directed RNA polymerase subunit alpha, which yields MSLLSFQTPEKIMMEKTNDFNGVFEFQPLERGYGLTIGHALRRVLLSSLEGYAITCMKIPGVLHEFSSIKGVVQDVSEIILNLKQVRVKKIADVPDNKIVAVIKNQSTLTAGDLGKFSTAFQILNPELVICNLDESVDLELEVIIEKGRGYLPAEEQKNVEQLSGYIAVDAIFTPIRNVKYIVENTRVEQRTDYEKLILDITTDGSIHPEEALKGAANILIQHFMLFTDKNIVLDTGDKEEVEQVDEHFLHMRKLLKTPISDLDLSVRAYNCLKSAEIKNLGDLVKLEISDMMKFRNFGKKSLTELEQLVAEKGLTFGMDVTKYKLEEE from the coding sequence ATGTCGCTATTATCATTTCAGACGCCTGAAAAGATTATGATGGAGAAGACCAACGACTTCAACGGGGTCTTCGAATTCCAACCGCTTGAGCGCGGCTATGGTCTCACCATCGGCCACGCCCTGCGCCGCGTGCTGCTCTCCTCGCTAGAGGGATATGCCATTACGTGCATGAAAATCCCCGGCGTGTTGCACGAATTCTCTTCCATCAAAGGGGTCGTACAGGATGTATCTGAAATCATCCTGAACCTCAAACAGGTGCGCGTGAAAAAAATCGCCGATGTGCCTGATAACAAGATTGTTGCGGTCATCAAAAACCAAAGCACCCTCACGGCAGGAGACCTAGGCAAGTTCAGTACTGCCTTCCAAATCCTGAACCCTGAGCTGGTTATCTGCAATCTCGATGAGTCGGTAGACCTTGAGCTAGAGGTAATCATCGAAAAGGGGAGGGGCTACCTGCCGGCTGAAGAGCAAAAGAATGTAGAGCAATTATCAGGATACATCGCCGTGGATGCGATATTCACGCCCATCCGTAATGTAAAGTATATCGTAGAAAATACCCGCGTAGAGCAACGTACGGACTACGAAAAACTTATTCTTGACATTACTACAGATGGCTCTATCCACCCCGAAGAAGCACTCAAAGGCGCTGCCAATATCTTGATTCAGCACTTTATGCTCTTCACTGACAAGAACATCGTACTCGATACCGGCGACAAAGAAGAGGTAGAGCAGGTCGATGAGCACTTCCTACACATGCGCAAGCTGCTCAAAACCCCTATCAGCGACCTAGACCTCTCGGTTCGGGCTTACAACTGCCTCAAGTCTGCCGAAATTAAAAACCTTGGCGATTTGGTAAAGCTTGAAATCTCAGATATGATGAAGTTCCGAAACTTCGGAAAAAAATCATTGACTGAGCTTGAGCAGCTCGTCGCTGAAAAAGGCTTGACCTTCGGGATGGACGTTACTAAGTACAAATTAGAAGAAGAATAA
- a CDS encoding alpha/beta hydrolase yields MHPYDLHTQGTPLAEAQRALVCLHGRGASAESILSLGAYFARPGDHLVAPQAAQHTWYPYSFMAPEAQNEPWLSSAIETVSRLLTDLQAHIPARQIYLLGFSQGACLSLEVAARQAQPLGGVVAFIGGLIGEQLVPERYQGSFEQTPVLMVNSDRDPHVPLERTQASKAIYEQLGANVQLAVKQGMPHTILEEHLVQAQHWVFATKNG; encoded by the coding sequence ATGCATCCATACGATTTACATACCCAAGGAACGCCGCTAGCAGAAGCCCAACGTGCCCTTGTCTGTCTACACGGCAGGGGAGCCAGCGCAGAGAGCATCCTTTCATTAGGGGCGTATTTTGCCCGCCCCGGCGATCACCTAGTGGCACCACAAGCGGCGCAACATACTTGGTATCCTTACAGCTTTATGGCTCCCGAAGCACAGAACGAACCTTGGCTGAGCAGCGCCATCGAAACGGTAAGCCGTTTATTGACCGACTTGCAGGCGCACATTCCGGCGCGGCAGATTTATTTGCTGGGCTTTTCGCAAGGGGCCTGCCTGAGTCTGGAAGTTGCCGCCCGACAGGCACAGCCGCTCGGAGGCGTTGTAGCCTTCATTGGCGGCCTGATAGGGGAGCAGCTGGTGCCCGAGCGCTACCAAGGTAGTTTTGAGCAAACCCCCGTGCTGATGGTCAATAGCGACCGCGACCCACACGTGCCCCTAGAGCGCACCCAAGCCTCCAAAGCCATTTATGAGCAGTTGGGCGCAAATGTACAGTTGGCAGTCAAACAAGGAATGCCCCATACAATTCTCGAAGAGCATTTAGTACAGGCACAACACTGGGTGTTTGCGACAAAGAACGGATAA
- a CDS encoding VOC family protein, which produces MNNTITGLHHVTALASDAQKNLDFYAGLLGLRMVKKTINFDAPDVYHLYYGNEAGDPGTIMTFFPYQGLPRGRKGKGQMTVTAFSIPANSLDYWLKRLQKFGIPHTTPQQRFDGEVFVYFEDNDGLGVELVANTTDTRPGFSYGQIPLEYAVKGFYGVSLTEDGYERTGGLLTEKMQHQLVAEKGNRFRFSPTGKAGDFVDIVCAPEVAKGLGGSGTIHHLAFATPDDNTQVEIRETLLSTGYNVTPVLDRQYFHSIYFREPGGVLFEIATSDIGFTFDEPLETLGQGLKLPPWQEQNREQIAQGLVDIELNVDKFMD; this is translated from the coding sequence ATGAACAATACTATCACCGGACTGCATCACGTAACCGCACTGGCTTCGGATGCACAAAAGAACCTTGATTTTTATGCCGGGCTGCTCGGCCTCCGAATGGTCAAGAAAACCATCAACTTTGACGCGCCTGATGTATACCACCTCTACTATGGGAATGAGGCCGGAGATCCGGGCACGATTATGACGTTTTTCCCTTACCAAGGCCTGCCACGAGGGCGTAAAGGCAAGGGGCAAATGACTGTAACGGCTTTCTCTATTCCGGCCAACTCCTTAGACTATTGGCTGAAGCGCTTGCAGAAGTTTGGTATCCCACATACCACACCCCAGCAACGGTTTGACGGAGAGGTGTTTGTGTATTTTGAGGACAATGACGGCCTCGGGGTTGAGCTGGTAGCCAATACTACCGATACCCGCCCAGGGTTTTCGTATGGTCAAATACCATTGGAGTATGCCGTGAAGGGTTTTTATGGTGTTTCGCTCACCGAAGATGGCTATGAGCGTACTGGTGGACTGCTTACCGAAAAAATGCAACACCAACTTGTGGCCGAGAAGGGCAACCGATTTCGGTTTTCGCCTACAGGCAAAGCCGGCGACTTTGTCGATATCGTATGTGCGCCAGAGGTGGCCAAAGGACTAGGAGGAAGCGGTACGATACACCACCTGGCCTTTGCTACGCCTGATGACAATACACAAGTCGAAATCCGAGAAACACTGCTCAGTACGGGCTATAACGTAACGCCAGTGCTCGATCGACAGTATTTCCACTCTATCTACTTCCGCGAGCCGGGAGGGGTGTTGTTCGAAATCGCTACTAGCGACATTGGCTTTACTTTTGACGAGCCGCTCGAAACCCTCGGACAAGGGCTAAAGCTCCCGCCTTGGCAAGAACAAAACCGAGAGCAGATAGCCCAAGGTTTGGTAGACATCGAGCTGAATGTCGATAAGTTTATGGACTAA
- the rpsD gene encoding 30S ribosomal protein S4, which translates to MARYTGPKSKISRRFGEAILGPSKALTKKNYGPGQHGRGRRRKPSEYAVQLAEKQKVKYIYGVLERQFAKTFDKAARRQGITGEILLQLLEARLDNTVYRLGIAPTRRAARQLVSHKHITVNGEIANIPSMELRPGDIIGVREKSKSLEVIANSLGARSSKRYPWLEWETSTLQGKFVTYPERDQIPEKIQEQLIVELYSK; encoded by the coding sequence ATGGCAAGATACACAGGTCCGAAATCAAAAATTTCCCGCCGCTTTGGCGAAGCTATCCTCGGCCCCAGCAAGGCACTTACTAAGAAGAATTATGGTCCCGGGCAACACGGACGCGGCAGAAGAAGAAAACCTTCTGAATATGCCGTACAGTTGGCAGAAAAGCAGAAAGTAAAGTACATTTATGGCGTATTGGAGCGCCAATTTGCCAAAACTTTTGACAAGGCCGCCCGCCGCCAAGGCATCACCGGCGAAATCTTGCTCCAACTCTTAGAAGCTCGCTTAGACAATACCGTTTATCGTTTGGGCATTGCCCCTACTCGCCGCGCAGCACGTCAGCTGGTTTCTCACAAACACATCACTGTCAACGGTGAAATTGCCAACATCCCTTCTATGGAGTTGCGCCCCGGCGACATTATCGGTGTACGCGAAAAGTCAAAATCACTCGAAGTAATCGCCAATAGCCTCGGCGCTCGCAGCAGCAAACGCTACCCCTGGCTAGAATGGGAAACTTCTACACTTCAAGGTAAATTTGTAACGTATCCAGAGCGCGACCAAATCCCTGAGAAAATCCAAGAGCAGCTCATCGTCGAGTTGTACTCTAAATAA
- a CDS encoding helix-turn-helix domain-containing protein has product MPPQHVLTFSDFDALHQTIGSKVRSTHQEVQVFRYEDIGERVLPRMPLFRTNFYQIGLMRRANFRLHIYEQEYALNRQCAVVMFKPGQLIQFESDPAWEGYVLLFRDSFVSAVVGSEQSAGLAFSVLDPCTPSFAPVTEAVFAELAQVYEQMIAAYEQSAPEALTVLSLYIQILLHKLEPRWHKSPTLSTAFSARKTHLVYQFKQLIPQYIQQTRKVEDYAAMLHISPKYLVELVSAITGKPPKAHLQDMLVSELKTVLRHSQTSMGQLAAAYHFKDQAQLSHFFKKNTGRNPLDYRNEHTTGHFWKSSS; this is encoded by the coding sequence ATGCCTCCTCAACACGTCCTCACCTTCTCAGACTTTGATGCCTTACACCAAACCATTGGCTCTAAGGTACGCAGCACACACCAAGAAGTGCAGGTATTTCGGTATGAAGATATCGGTGAGCGGGTCTTGCCTCGGATGCCGCTTTTCCGCACTAATTTTTACCAAATTGGCCTGATGCGTCGTGCCAATTTCCGGCTGCATATTTATGAGCAAGAGTATGCGCTCAATCGGCAATGTGCGGTGGTGATGTTTAAGCCGGGGCAGCTGATTCAGTTTGAGAGCGACCCCGCTTGGGAAGGTTATGTACTGCTTTTTAGGGATAGCTTTGTCTCGGCTGTTGTGGGCAGCGAGCAAAGTGCCGGACTAGCCTTTTCTGTCTTAGACCCTTGTACGCCTTCTTTTGCGCCCGTAACAGAGGCTGTTTTTGCAGAGCTGGCCCAAGTATATGAGCAAATGATTGCTGCTTACGAACAGTCTGCCCCCGAGGCGCTCACTGTGTTGTCTTTGTATATTCAGATTTTACTCCATAAGCTCGAACCACGTTGGCACAAAAGCCCTACGCTCAGTACGGCATTTTCGGCACGAAAAACCCATCTTGTCTATCAGTTCAAACAACTCATTCCCCAATACATCCAGCAAACCCGCAAAGTAGAAGACTACGCGGCCATGCTGCATATCAGCCCCAAGTACCTTGTGGAGCTTGTGTCGGCCATCACCGGCAAGCCTCCCAAAGCACACCTGCAAGATATGTTGGTGTCTGAACTAAAAACAGTCTTGCGCCATAGCCAAACATCTATGGGGCAGTTGGCCGCTGCTTATCACTTCAAAGACCAAGCGCAGTTGAGTCATTTTTTCAAAAAAAATACGGGGCGCAACCCCTTAGATTATCGGAACGAACACACCACTGGACATTTTTGGAAAAGTAGCTCGTAG